A DNA window from Mycobacterium sp. IDR2000157661 contains the following coding sequences:
- a CDS encoding bifunctional 3-(3-hydroxy-phenyl)propionate/3-hydroxycinnamic acid hydroxylase has protein sequence MSTQTDVLIVGAGPSGLTLANILGLQGVRTLVVEERDTLIDYPRGVGLDDEALRTFQSIGLVDRVLPHTVPNQILRFFDAKRRLLAEMAPPDARFGWPKRNGFVQPMVDAELFGGLDRFDHVEVRFGARMTNCVETSDSVTVEFADGQQPVIARYVVGCDGGRSATRRLMGVSFDGTTSSTRWLVVDVANDPLGHPNSEVGADPVRPYVSISIAHGIRRFEFMIHPDETDEQADDPAFVRRMLAQRVPHPERVDMIRHRVYTHHSRIAASFRKGRLMLAGDAAHLMPVWQGQGYNSGIRDAANLGWKLAAVVNGRAEDALLDTYDIERRKHARAMIDLSTMVGRVISPTNRRVAALRDRVIHAASLVPSLKRYILEMRFKPMPRYQQGAVFHAEPGVVASGATSPTGTLFIQPRVDTRDQQNVLLDDVLGPGFAVLCWSNNLPAVLGARAFDRWRALGATFVEARPMTQLHWPGHDDAHVVVVGDRTGALKSWFDVYTDSVLFVRPDRCIAGACIAQRAPEISDSLFDVLRLTQEGGSGSHGQSGPVLHVAQSATQPRRTVAGSS, from the coding sequence ATGAGCACGCAGACCGATGTCCTCATCGTCGGCGCGGGGCCGTCGGGGTTGACGCTGGCCAACATCCTTGGCCTGCAGGGCGTGCGGACGCTCGTCGTCGAGGAGCGCGACACGCTCATCGACTATCCCCGCGGCGTCGGACTCGACGACGAAGCGCTGCGCACCTTCCAGTCCATCGGCCTGGTCGACCGCGTGCTGCCGCACACCGTCCCGAACCAGATTCTGCGGTTCTTCGACGCCAAGCGGCGGTTGCTCGCCGAGATGGCGCCGCCGGACGCCCGGTTCGGCTGGCCCAAGCGCAACGGTTTCGTCCAGCCGATGGTCGACGCCGAACTCTTCGGCGGGCTGGACCGTTTCGACCACGTCGAGGTCCGGTTCGGCGCCCGCATGACGAACTGCGTCGAGACCAGCGACAGCGTCACGGTGGAGTTCGCCGACGGTCAGCAACCCGTCATCGCGCGCTACGTGGTGGGCTGCGACGGTGGGCGCAGCGCCACCCGGCGCCTGATGGGCGTGTCCTTCGACGGCACCACGTCCTCGACCCGCTGGCTGGTGGTCGACGTCGCCAACGATCCGCTCGGGCACCCGAACAGTGAGGTCGGAGCCGATCCGGTGCGACCCTATGTGTCGATCTCGATCGCACACGGCATCCGGCGGTTCGAGTTCATGATCCACCCCGACGAGACCGACGAGCAGGCCGACGACCCCGCGTTCGTGAGAAGAATGCTCGCACAGCGCGTTCCGCACCCCGAGCGTGTCGACATGATCCGGCACCGGGTGTACACCCACCATTCGCGCATCGCGGCATCGTTCCGGAAGGGCCGACTGATGTTGGCGGGCGACGCCGCGCACCTGATGCCCGTCTGGCAGGGACAGGGCTACAACAGCGGTATCCGGGACGCGGCCAACCTCGGGTGGAAGCTCGCCGCGGTGGTGAACGGCCGCGCCGAGGACGCGTTGCTCGACACCTACGACATCGAGCGCCGCAAGCACGCACGGGCGATGATCGATCTGTCGACCATGGTGGGCCGCGTCATCTCGCCGACGAACCGCCGGGTCGCAGCCCTTCGGGACCGCGTCATCCACGCCGCCTCGCTCGTGCCGTCGCTCAAGCGGTACATCCTCGAGATGCGGTTCAAGCCGATGCCGCGCTACCAACAGGGTGCCGTCTTTCACGCCGAACCGGGCGTCGTTGCCTCGGGGGCGACTTCACCCACGGGAACGCTGTTCATCCAGCCCCGCGTCGACACCCGCGATCAGCAGAACGTGTTGCTCGACGACGTTCTCGGACCCGGCTTCGCGGTGCTGTGTTGGAGCAACAACCTGCCAGCCGTGCTCGGCGCCAGGGCATTCGACCGTTGGCGGGCGTTGGGCGCCACCTTCGTCGAGGCCCGCCCCATGACGCAGTTGCACTGGCCGGGCCACGACGACGCCCACGTCGTCGTAGTCGGCGACAGGACCGGCGCGCTGAAGTCCTGGTTCGATGTCTACACCGACTCGGTGCTGTTCGTGCGGCCCGACCGCTGCATCGCAGGCGCCTGCATCGCCCAGCGCGCTCCCGAGATCAGCGACTCACTGTTCGACGTTCTCCGTCTCACTCAGGAAGGAGGCTCTGGTTCCCATGGGCAATCTGGCCCTGTGCTGCATGTCGCACAGTCCGCTACTCAACCTCGAAGGACCGTCGCAGGATCTTCTTGA
- a CDS encoding 3-carboxyethylcatechol 2,3-dioxygenase, giving the protein MSHSPLLNLEGPSQDLLDDVETALAHTRRFVADYDPELVVTFSPDHYNGFFYRTMPPFCIGTAAQGVGDYGTFAGPLDVPSDLAIDCAQAVLESGIDVAISASMDVDHGTVQPLEKLFGEAAARPVIPVFINSVAAPLGPLRRVRALGAAVGTYLATLGQRVLVVGSGGLSHDPPVPTLATAPPAALERIVHGAPMSPEQRQARQVAVIDAAQAFAHGESPLQPLNPDWDAAFLELVDTNRLAEVDGWSNAWVEREGGHSAHEVRTWIAAFSALAAHGDYRTEQRFYRAAPELIAGFAIRTAVLDV; this is encoded by the coding sequence ATGTCGCACAGTCCGCTACTCAACCTCGAAGGACCGTCGCAGGATCTTCTTGACGACGTCGAGACAGCCCTGGCGCACACCCGCCGGTTCGTCGCCGACTACGACCCCGAACTGGTCGTCACCTTCTCGCCGGACCACTACAACGGGTTCTTCTACCGGACGATGCCACCCTTCTGCATCGGCACCGCTGCCCAGGGGGTCGGCGACTACGGCACGTTCGCCGGGCCGCTCGACGTGCCGTCGGACCTCGCGATCGACTGTGCCCAGGCCGTTCTCGAGTCGGGGATCGACGTGGCCATCTCGGCGAGCATGGATGTCGACCACGGCACCGTACAGCCGCTGGAGAAACTGTTCGGTGAGGCGGCGGCGCGGCCGGTGATCCCGGTCTTCATCAACTCCGTCGCCGCGCCGCTGGGTCCGCTGCGGCGGGTACGCGCGCTCGGCGCGGCCGTGGGCACCTATCTGGCCACCTTGGGCCAGCGCGTGTTGGTCGTCGGATCCGGTGGCCTGTCGCATGATCCGCCGGTCCCCACACTGGCTACGGCACCGCCCGCCGCGCTGGAGCGCATCGTGCATGGTGCGCCGATGTCGCCCGAGCAGCGCCAGGCCCGTCAGGTCGCCGTGATCGATGCGGCGCAGGCGTTCGCGCACGGTGAGAGCCCGCTGCAACCGCTCAACCCGGACTGGGACGCCGCCTTCCTGGAACTGGTGGACACCAATCGGCTGGCCGAGGTGGACGGGTGGTCCAACGCCTGGGTTGAACGCGAGGGCGGCCACTCGGCGCATGAGGTCCGGACCTGGATCGCGGCCTTCTCCGCACTTGCCGCGCACGGTGACTACCGGACCGAGCAGCGGTTCTACCGGGCGGCGCCGGAATTGATCGCCGGCTTCGCGATCAGGACGGCGGTGCTCGATGTCTGA
- a CDS encoding FAD-binding protein: MSEAFDHTVDVLVVGSGGGGMTAALAADAFGLDTLVVEKSSRFGGSTALSGGGIWVPGAPSQRREGYVPDPAEVFEYLRRITDGLVSDARLRQYVDTAPEMMEFLENLSPWFEFVWKPGYADYYPELPGGSQLGSTINVPAIDLRELGEDEQDLLQPLALAPKGIWFAPKDLRLFYQVRQNWRGKAVLVKLIWRMLRARVFGDRMAAIGQSLAARMRLALKQCHVPLWLDAPMTELITDADGTVVGAVVERDGRALRVGARHGVILAAGGFDHDMEWRRRHLPVLAKDWSFGNPASMGDGIRAGEKVGGSTDLLDEAWWFPAICWPDGRLQFMLNERMMPSQFAVNGAGKRFVNEAAPYMDFAHAMIEGQNAGVAHIPCWLITDIRSFHRYVVAGHLPIPKVPFAPVPTGRKVPEAWLESGVVHEGRSFTELATKIGVPPEQLRRTAERFNDLARNGHDDDFNRGDSAYDNYYGDPTLPNPNLYPLGKPPYYAFQIILGDLGTSGGLRTDEHARVLRSDDSVVNGLYAVGNTSAAVMGRSYAGAGATIGPAMTFGYVAAKHIATSSGQAGQAGANTDSALDTHRKVTK, encoded by the coding sequence ATGTCTGAGGCCTTCGACCACACCGTCGACGTGCTCGTGGTCGGCTCCGGCGGTGGCGGGATGACCGCCGCGCTGGCCGCCGACGCGTTCGGGCTCGACACGCTGGTCGTCGAAAAGTCCTCGCGTTTCGGCGGTTCGACCGCGTTGTCGGGCGGCGGTATCTGGGTGCCGGGGGCACCCTCGCAGCGCAGGGAGGGTTACGTCCCCGACCCCGCCGAGGTCTTCGAGTACCTGCGTCGGATCACCGACGGCCTCGTCAGCGACGCCCGCCTGCGGCAGTACGTCGACACCGCACCCGAGATGATGGAGTTCCTGGAGAACCTGAGCCCCTGGTTCGAATTCGTCTGGAAGCCCGGCTATGCCGACTACTACCCCGAGCTGCCCGGCGGTTCGCAGCTCGGCAGCACCATCAACGTGCCCGCCATCGACCTGCGCGAGCTGGGCGAGGACGAGCAGGACCTGCTGCAGCCGCTGGCGCTCGCCCCGAAGGGAATCTGGTTCGCGCCCAAGGATCTCCGCCTGTTCTATCAGGTCCGGCAGAACTGGCGCGGCAAGGCCGTTCTGGTCAAATTGATCTGGCGGATGTTGCGGGCACGGGTCTTCGGTGACCGCATGGCCGCGATCGGCCAGTCGCTGGCTGCCCGGATGCGGCTGGCGCTCAAACAATGCCACGTGCCGCTGTGGCTCGACGCGCCGATGACCGAGCTGATCACCGACGCCGACGGCACCGTGGTCGGCGCGGTGGTCGAGCGCGACGGCCGAGCGCTGCGCGTCGGGGCGCGGCACGGGGTGATCCTGGCCGCCGGCGGTTTCGACCACGACATGGAATGGCGCCGCCGGCATCTGCCGGTGCTCGCGAAAGACTGGAGCTTCGGCAATCCCGCGTCCATGGGTGACGGGATCCGGGCGGGGGAGAAGGTCGGCGGGTCGACCGACCTGCTCGACGAGGCCTGGTGGTTCCCCGCGATCTGCTGGCCCGACGGGCGGCTGCAGTTCATGCTCAACGAGCGCATGATGCCGTCGCAGTTCGCCGTCAACGGTGCGGGGAAGCGGTTCGTCAACGAAGCCGCGCCCTACATGGATTTCGCGCACGCGATGATCGAGGGGCAGAACGCGGGTGTCGCCCACATCCCGTGCTGGCTGATCACCGACATCCGGTCGTTCCACCGCTATGTCGTGGCCGGCCACCTGCCGATCCCGAAGGTGCCGTTCGCGCCCGTGCCGACCGGCCGGAAGGTGCCCGAGGCGTGGCTGGAGTCCGGCGTGGTGCACGAGGGCCGCAGCTTCACCGAACTCGCGACGAAGATCGGCGTCCCGCCCGAGCAACTGCGGCGCACCGCCGAGCGGTTCAACGATTTGGCGCGCAACGGCCACGACGACGATTTCAACCGCGGCGACTCGGCCTACGACAACTACTACGGCGACCCGACGCTGCCCAACCCGAACCTGTACCCGCTGGGCAAGCCGCCCTACTACGCGTTTCAGATCATCCTCGGCGACCTCGGCACCTCGGGCGGGCTGCGCACCGACGAGCATGCGCGCGTGCTGCGCAGCGACGACAGCGTCGTCAACGGCCTATACGCCGTGGGCAACACGTCGGCCGCGGTGATGGGCCGCAGCTACGCGGGTGCGGGCGCGACCATCGGGCCCGCGATGACGTTCGGTTACGTCGCCGCCAAACACATCGCCACGTCATCCGGCCAGGCCGGTCAGGCCGGCGCTAACACCGATTCGGCACTCGATACTCATCGGAAGGTAACGAAATGA